In Thermococcus camini, a genomic segment contains:
- a CDS encoding DNA-directed RNA polymerase subunit N, whose translation MIVPVRCFTCGKVIGDKYYEFKARVEKGEDPERVLDDLGVERYCCRRTLLSHVELVDSAMKYRVY comes from the coding sequence GTGATAGTCCCCGTCAGGTGCTTCACGTGTGGAAAGGTCATAGGAGACAAATACTACGAGTTTAAGGCCCGCGTTGAGAAGGGCGAGGATCCCGAGAGGGTGCTCGACGACCTCGGGGTCGAAAGATACTGCTGCAGGAGGACCCTCCTCAGCCACGTCGAGCTCGTAGATAGCGCCATGAAGTACAGGGTGTATTAA
- a CDS encoding DNA-directed RNA polymerase subunit K, translated as MFKYTRFEKARIIGARALQIAMGAPILIDVPEGITPLDAAMLEFEKGIIPLTVIRPS; from the coding sequence ATGTTTAAGTATACCCGCTTTGAGAAGGCCCGTATCATCGGAGCAAGGGCCCTCCAGATAGCGATGGGTGCGCCCATACTCATCGACGTCCCGGAAGGAATCACACCGCTCGACGCCGCGATGCTCGAGTTTGAGAAAGGAATAATCCCGCTCACCGTAATAAGGCCGAGCTGA